The DNA window ACCCGGGCGTGCGCCTCCGCCACGGAAGCCGGCGACGACGGCTCCGGCGACGACGGCTGCGACCAGGAGAAGACGGTCAGCCCGGTCACCCCGTGCGTCCCGGCCACCATCGGGTTCAGGGCTGCCCGGGCGAGCGCTTCCCGGCGTACCGGAAGGAATGTCCATGGCAGGCCGCACCCGGCGGAACGTGGGGCAGCGGGCGCAAGGTCCGCGGCCGAAAGGCCGACGGCCTCCAGCAGGGGCGCCGGTTCGAGTGGATCGCCGAGGGTGGGCGTGCCGCCGGTGAGCGTCGCCGAGCCGGCCGCGGTCACCGAGACCGGCAGCAGGCCGGCGCCGCACTCCTGGACCACGTCGCCGGGCGGGAAGTCGCCGCGGCGCATCAGGGTGACCGCAGCGCCTACGCTCGGATGACCGGCGAAAGGCAGCTCGGTCTCGGTGGTGAAGATGCGCACTCGGTAGGTTGCGCCGGGCGCTGCCGGGGGAAGTACGAAAACCGTCTCCGCCAGGTTGAACTCGCGTGCGAGCGTGAGCATCTGGTCGGGGGCAAGGCCCTCGGCGCCGTGGACCACCGCGAGCGGATTGCCGGCGTAGGGCCGGTCGGTGAACACGTCGACGATCTCGTACGCCACGGTGGACATGTCCGGAACCTATCCTAATCTGAGGGCGTGACCATGGGGACGAGGGTTTATCTGGCTCGCCTCGCCGGTTTGCCGGTGTTCGACCCCAACGGCGATCGGGTCGGCCGGGTACGTGACGCGGTCGTCCGGCTGCGCACCACGAACCGGCCGCCGCAGATCGTCGGGCTGGTCGCCGAGATGGCGCTGCGCCGCCGCATCTTCCTGCCGATCGGGCGGGTCACCAGCATGGATGCCGAGTCGGTCGTGCTCAGCACCGGCACCTTGAACCTGCGCCGGTTCGAGAAGCGGCCGAACGAGCTGCTGGCGCTCGAGGACCTGCTGGACCGGCGGATCACGGTGGTTCCCGAGCACGGCGAGGGCCCGGACCACACCGGGATCGTGGTGGACATCGCCATGGAGCTGAACCGGAACACCGAATGGCTGGTCACCCGGGTGGCGGTGCGCGAGCACACCGGCCGGCTGGCCCGGCGCGGGCACGTCTACCAGGCGGACTACGAGCGGGTGCGTGGCCTGGTCGGCCCGGCCGACATGCAGGGCACCTCGAACCTGCTGGCGCTGCTGGAACAGATGCGCCCGGCCGACATGGCGAACGCCCTGCAGGACCTGCCGGACGCGCGGCGCAACGAGGTGGCGGCCGCGCTGAGCGACCGCAAGCTGGCCGACGTGCTGGAGGAGCTGCCGGAGCACGACCAGGTGGAGATCCTGGCCCGGCTGGACCGGGAACGCGCCGCCGACGTGCTGGAGCGGATGGACCCGGACGACGCCGCTGACCTGCTCGCCGAGCTGCCGAAAGCGGAGCAGATGGTGCTGCTCGACCTGATGGAGCCGGAGGAGGCGGCGCCGGTCCGGCAGCTGATGAACTACCGCCCCGGCACCGCGGGCAGCGTGATGACCTCGGAGCCGGTGATCCTCACCCCGGACACCACGGTCGCCGAGGCCCTGGCCCGGATCCGGATGCCCGAGCTGCACCCGGTCGTCGCCGCGCAGGTCTTCGTCGCGCGGGCGCCGAGCGCCACGCCGACCGGCAAGTACCTCGGGATGGTGCACTTCCAGCGGCTACTCCGGGAGCCGCCCGCCTCGATCGTGGGCGGACTGGTGGACAGCGGCATCGACCCACTGCGCACCGACACGGGGCTGACCGAGATCACCCGGCGGATGGCGACGTACGACCTGATCGCCATGCCGGTGGTCGACTCGGCGCACCGGCTGCTCGGGGCGGTCACGGTCGACGACGTGCTGGACCATTCGCTGCCCCGGGACTGGCGTGATCGCGACGCCCACGACGACGACGAGCAGGTGGAAGCATGAGCGAGCTTGCGAGCGAATCATCGGGCTCAGTGTTGAACTCATGCCGGCGTCGGAGCGAAGCGGAGACGACGGCATGAGCGAGCTTGCGAGCGAATCATCGGGCTCAGTGTTGAACTCATGCCGGCGTCGGAGCGAAGCGGAGACGATGGCATGAGCGAGTCGCGTCGGGATCGGCTGGATCAGCCACGGGAGCCGGGCCGGGTACAGCTGCCGAAATTCGACCCGGAGGCGTTCGGCCGCTGGTCGGAGGGGATCGCCCGGTACATGGGCACGGCGAAGTTCATCGTCTACATGACGGTGGTGATCGCCGCCTGGTTCGCCTGGAACACGCTCGCTCCGGAACGTCTGCGCTTCGACCCGTACACCTTCACGTTCCTGACCTTGATCTTGTCTTTGCAGGCGTCCTATGCGGCGCCGCTGATCCTCCTGGCGCAGAACCGGCAATCCGACCGTGATCGCCTGTCGATGGAGGAGGATCGGCGCCGGGCCGCGATGCAGAAGGCCGACACGGAATACCTCACCCGGGAGATCGCCGCGCTGCGGATCGCGCTCGGCGACGTCGCCACCAGGGATTTCCTCCGCAACGAGCTGAGCCGCCTCGCCGACGAACTGGACGAAGCGGCACTGCGGCGGGAGAAGCGGGCCCGAGCCGAGTGGGACGAGGAGCGGCCCTGAGGCTCGACGTAGCATGGCAAACATGTCCGCACCTGCATCGACGCTCGAGGACGCCATTCAGGCCGCATTGGCGACCGTTGACGACCCCGAGATCCGCCGCCCGATCACCGACCTCGGCATGGTTTCCGGTTTCACCGTCAGCGATGGCCTCGTCAAGGTCGATCTGCTGCTCACCGTCGCCGGCTGCCCCCTGCGGGACAAGCTGACCACCGACATCACCGCCGCCCTCACCGCGATCCCGAGCATCGACCGGGTTGAGATCAACTTCGGGGTGATGAACGAGGAACAGCGCAAGGCGCTGCAGACCACGCTGCGCGGTGGTGGCGAATCCGCGGAACCGGTCATTCCGTTCGCTCAGCCCGGCTCCCGCACGAGGGTGTACGCGGTGGCCAGCGGCAAGGGTGGCGTCGGCAAGTCGAGCGTGACCGTGAACCTGGCGGCGGCGCTCGCCAAGCGGGGCCTCTCGGTCGGCGTGGTCGACGCGGACATCTACGGCCACTCGGTGCCGCGGATGCTCGGCGTGGAGAACAAGCCCACCCGCGTCGAGGAAATGATCATGCCGCCGCAGTCGCACGGCGTGAAGGTGATCTCCATCGGCATGTTCACGGCCGGCAACGCCGCCGTGGTGTGGCGCGGCCCGATGCTGCACCGCGCGCTGCAGCAGTTCCTCGCCGACGTCTACTGGGGCGACCTGGACGTGCTGCTGCTCGACCTGCCGCCGGGCACCGGTGACGTGGCGATCTCGCTGGCCCAGCTCCTGCCGAACGCGGAGATCCTGGTCGTCACCACCCCGCAGACCGCCGCCGCCGAGGTGGCCGAGCGGGCCGGCGCGATCGCGCTGCAGACCCACCAGCGCCTGGTCGGCGTCGTGGAGAACATGTCCTGGCTGGAGCTGCCGGACTCCTCACGCATGGAGGTCTTCGGCGCGGGCGGCGGCGCGACCGTCGCCGAGTCGCTCACCAAGACCGTCGGCGCGCGGGTGCCGCTGCTGGGTCAGATCCCGCTGGACACCCGGGTCCGTGAGGCCGGCGACGCCGGCACCCCGATCGTGCTCGCCGAGCCCGAGGCGCCGGCCGCGAAGGCCCTGGACGCCGTCGCCGACAAGCTCGCCGTCCGCCGCGAGTCCCTGGTCGGCAAGCCCTTGGGCCTCTCGGTCACCACGAAGCGCTAGCGATCGCCGCCGGTGAGAAGCCACGTGATTTCCCGACGCCCGCGGGGTTTGCGGGTGGCGGGAAATCGCCTGGCTTCTCACCGGGTATAAGGCGATCGCTCGCGGAGCGAAGCGGAGCCAGCCGGCTACGTGGCATCCAGGTCGTAACGCTGCGCCGGTCGGGGAGTCTCGGCCGGCGCAGTGCTTTTCGCCGGGGCCGCGCTCTTGATGTCGGCTGCGGCTGCCACGTCGCTCAGCTCCGTCTTGACGCCGTTCAGGTCCTGCTTCACGTCGTCGAAGAGCGTCTGCAGCGGCTTGCGCAGCGACGCCTCCTCGTCCTCGCTGAGGATGTGCTTGCGGATGAACGCCTTCGGGTGCAGGTCCTCCAGCTGGATGTCGGTGCCGAGCTCACGACTCAGGTCCGACGTCGCGTTCTGCGCCATCGACCGCAGGCCACGCACCATCCGCAGCCCGTCGCCGATCACCTTGGGCAGTCGCTCCCCGAAGATCAGAAGCGCCAGCATCAGCAGCGCGCCGATCTCCCACCAGTTCAGATTCTCGAACACAGCTCCGGCCTCCCAGGCGTCCCGGCCCAAGCCTACGCACGCACGCTGTGAGTTGGCAGTCCGCCCGTGACGTCAGTTGGTGTCTGCGGCGAGGGTCACCGAGGCCGACGCGGACTTGGTGCCCCGGCGGTACTCCACCGGGACCGTCGCGCCGGGAGCGTACTTCCGGACCAGGGCGATCAGGTCGGTGCCGTCCTCCAGCACGTGACCGTCGATCTTGGTGAGCACGTCGCCGCTCTTCAGACCCGCCGACGCGGCCGGGCCGGCCGGCTCGACACTGCGCAGCCGGGCGCCGCCCGCGGTCTCCCCGGTCACCACTTCGGCGCCGATCACCGTACGCCGGGCCTTGCCGGTGTCGATGATGTCCTGCGCCACGCGTTTCGCCTGGTTGATCGGGATGGCGAAGGCGAGGCCGATGTTGCCGGCCTCGGTGTCGGTGCCGCCGACCGAGCGGATCACCGAGTTCACCCCGATCACCTGGCCGGCCGCGTTGACCAGCGGGCCGCCGGAGTTGCCCTGGTTCACCGCGGCGTCGGTCTGGATCGCCGCGTAGTAGCGCGTGGCGCCGCCCGCCTCGCCGGCCTCGATCGGCCGGTCCAGCGCGCTCACGATGCCCGAGGTGACCGTGTTGACCAGAGCCAGCGGGGAGCCGAAGGCGAGCACCGGGTCGCCGACGGCGATCGCGTCGGAGTCGCCGAGGGCCACCGGGGCGAGTCCGGACTTTGCGACTTTGATCACTGCGATGTCCGATTCCGGATCGCGGCCGACCACCTCGGCCGAGGCCGTGGAGCCGTCGCTGAAGGCGACCGACATGGTGTCGTTCGCGCCCTCCACCACGTGGTCGTTGGTGATCACGTAGCCGTCCTCGGAGACCACGAAACCGGACCCGATCGCGCCTGTGACGCGGACCGTCACGACGCTCGGCAGCACCCGCTCGGCCACGCCGGCGAGCGTCTCCGGCGCCCGCTGCATCGACTCGGGCACCGGCTGCGCGGTCGCGCCGATCTGTGTGCCGCCGTTCGTCGCATAGCCGCCGCGGACCGCGAAGACGAAGCCGAGCGTGCCGCCGAGACCACCCGCCAACAGGGCGGTGACCAGGCAGATCGCGAGAATCGGACCGAGACCGCGGCGTGGCGCGTCGGGGTCCGGAACGACCTCGGGCTGCGGGACCTCGCCGGTCGGCGCCGTGCCGATGTGGACCGCCGCGGGCGCGTAGGGGTCGCGCCACGGGTCGGCCGGAGCATCGGACCACCACGGCGAGGCGGGATCGGGTGCCCCCGGGGCGGCAGGCCCCGATGGCCGGCGCCAGTTCCAGCCGTCGGTCACGTCGGTGCCTCCACTCTCAGTCCGCCGGCGCAGCACTCCCAGGATGACACGGAAACGCCGGGTACCACCTTGCCACCGAACGCCCACCTGTCGCGCTGCCGAGCGCCATGGGCGGTTTATCCATCGACGGCGCGGTGCATCACCCCTGATGCTCGCTCTAGTCTCTTATCCGATGTGCGTGGCCGGGCCACGCGTGTCACCACTTGCCCGTCCGGAGGTTCGTCATCATCGGTCCCGCCCGTTCATTCGGTCAGCCGGCGCCGCAATCAACGCCGTTCGCCGAGACATACGCCACCGAGGACCCGGTCCAGCAGACCGCGCGCGCCCTGGCCCACGAGCTCGGACTGCCGTGCGTCTCGCCCGGCGCGGGGTCCGTGCTGCGCCTCCTGGCTGCCGCGGGCAGCGCCAAGGCGGTCGTCGAGATCGGCACGGGTACGGGGGTGAGCGGCGTCTGGCTCCTGCGAGGGATGCGTCCCGACGGGGTCCTGACCACCATCGACGTGGAGCACGAACACCAGCGGATCGCCCGGCGGGTCTTCCAGGAGGCCGGCTTCGCGCCGTCCCGCACCCGGATCATCAGCGGGCGCGCGCTGGACGTGCTGCCCCGGCTCGCCGACGGCGCCTACGACCTGATCTTCGTGGACGCCGACACGACCGAGTTCGCCGCCTGCACCGAGGCCGCGCTGCGGCTGCTGCGGCCGGGCGGGGTGCTGATCGTCAACGGCGCCCACGCGAACGGCCGGATCAGCGACCCGGCCGCCCGTGACGTCGACACCCTGACGATCCGCGAGACGGTGAAGGCGATCCGGGAGTCCGAGGATTGGATCCCGGCCGTGATCCCGTCAGGCGCCGGGCTTCTGACGGCCGTCAAGCGGAGCTGACAGGAACCGCAGGAGCGTCCGCGCGCCCCAGCCGGTGGCGCCCTTGGACAGGTCGGCGTCGTCGCTCTCCGACCAGCTCGGGGCGGACATGTCCAGGTGAGCCCAGCGGGTGCCGCCGAAGAAGTCGCGCAGGAACAGGGCGGCCATCACCGAACCCGGGCCGCCCGGCGCGCTGACCCGGTCGGCGATGTCGCTGCGCAGGTTCTCCGCGTAGTCCTCGACGAGCGGCAGCCGCCACATCCGCTCCCCCGCCGCGGCGCCGGCCTCGGCCAGCGCGGCGGCCAGCTCGTCGTCGGGGCTGTAAAGGGCCGCCGTTCGCTTGCCGAGCGCGACCGCGTTCGCGCCGGTCAGGGTCGCCAGGTTGAGCACCAGGTCGGGGGCGAGCTGCTCGGACGCGTACGCCAGCGCGTCCGCCAGCACGATCCGGCCCTCGGCGTCGGAGTTCAGGTTCTCGCTTGTCGTGCCGTCGTAGTGGGTGATCACGTCACCGGGACGGAACGCCGAGCCGCTTATCGCGTTCTCCGCGAGCGGGGTGAGCGCGGTGACCCGTACCGGAAGGTTGAGGTCTGCGGCGCCCAGCGTGGCGGCCACCACCGCGGCCGCGCCGCCCATGTCCTTCTTCATCAGCTTCATGCCGTCGCGCGGCTTGATCGAGATGCCGCCGGTGTCGAACGTGATGCCCTTGCCGACCAGCACCACGTGGGTGGTCGCGCCGGGCGGGTTCCAGGAGAGCTCGACGAACCGGGGCGGCGACACCGAGCCGCCACCGACCGCGAGCAGGCCGCCGAACCGGGACAGCTCGTCGCCGGCCCGGACGGTCACGGTCATGCCGGGGCGCTCCGCGGCGGCCGCGACGATCTGCTCGGCGAACCACTCCGGGTTCTTCACCGAGGACGGTGTGTTCGTCAGGTCCCGCGCCAGCCAGGTGGCGGCGGCGGTGGTCTGTGCCCGGGTGAGCGTCTCCGCGTACCCCGGGGAATGTGCCGCGACGATCCGCACCTCGCCGGATCGGGGCGCCTTCGGCGCGTCGCGATAGCGGTAGCCGCCCAGCCAGAGGCCCTCGGCGAGGCCGCGCAGGGCCGCCTCCCCGGCGGAGGCCGGCAGCAGCACCTCGAGGACCTCGTCGTCACCGGCGGCGCGGATCGCGGCCGCGCCGGCGGCACGCCAGCCGGCCTCGTCGCCGTCGCCGGTCCCGGCGAGCAGCACCCGCGCCGGGCGGCTCAGTGGCCGCGGCAGCACGGTGATCCGGCCGGTCTCGCCGGCGCCGTCGGTCTGCTTGATCAGCGCGTGCACCTCGGCGTCGAGCTCACCGGCGGGCGAGGAGCCGTCCGGGCCGATCGGGACGACCCTGGTGGCCGCATCGTCGGAAGCCTCGGTCAAGCGGATTGCGAACACGGGAGGATGACCTTTCCGTAAGACGTGGAAAGCCCGCCGGTACGGGCGGTACCGTACCGGCGGGCTCGCGTGAAACGTCAGCCGGCGATCGACTTCAACGCGTCACCCAGCGCGTTGGCCTCGTCCGGAGTCATCTCAACGACGAGACGGCCACCACCTTCCAGCGGGACGCGCATGACGATGCCACGACCCTCTTTGGTGACCTCCAGCGGACCATCGCCCGTCCGCGGCTTCATCGCCGCCATCTTGTCTCCCCTCAGACCTACGTCAGGGTCGGTGGGTTGCCCCACAGCCAGTTGCTCCTGGAATGCCAGCAGCCACGTCACGTGCTCAGCCCCACGCGACGCGGTGCTCGTTTCCGATCGGCGGCCCGCTCAGGCCGTTTCACGTGTTCACGCGTTGCGGCCCACCGTGCCGATCAAACATTTTCCCTGATGAACACCGGCGAACCCAAACCCAGCCCAGGCGGATGTGACAGCGTCTAGCATATCGTCTTTTGGGCTGTCACAATGTGCGGTCATGCAGGCGCGGTCCGCACTCTTCGACCTGTACGGCGATTACCTGCGCGCCCGTGGCTCCCGGGCCCCGGTCGCGGCCCTCGTGCGGCTGCTCGCTCCGCTCGACATCGCGGCCCCAGCGGTCCGTACAGCAGTGTCGCGAATGGTGCGACAAGGCTGGCTTCATCCGCTGCGTCTCGCGTCCGGACCGGGTTATCTGCTCACTCCGAAGGCGGCGCGGCGGCTCGACGACGCGGCCAGCCGGGTGTACCGAACCGGTCGCGGCGGCTGGGACGGGCGGTTCGACATGATTCTCCTGCACGATCCGCCGCTGGCCCGCCGGGACGCGGCCCGGCTCTCCTATCTGGGCTACGGGCCGCTCAGCGACCAGGTCTGGGTGGCCGCGCGCGCCTCGGACGAGCTGGAGGCCACGCTGGCCGAGGCCGGAGCGGGGTACGAACGGTTCAGCGCGAGCCACACGTCCGGCTCGGATCTCGTGCGGCGGGCCTGGGATCTCGGGCAGATCGGACGGTCTTACCAGGAGTTCATGGAGTCGCTACAGCCTGTCGTCAAGGCGGTCACGGCGCGTAGCTCCGATGAGGAGGCTTACGCGGCCCGGTTCCAGCTGGTGCACGCGTGGCGGTCGTTCCTCTTCCAGGACCCGCAGCTGCCGTCCTCGCTCCTGCCCCCGGGGTGGCCGGGCGTCCGGGCAGCCGGCTTCTTCGACAAGCACGCGTCACGCCTGCGGCCGGCCGCCGATCGATATGTCGAACGTTGCTTGCAATCGGCCACACGTGGTGCCCGTATGGGATTCTCAGACACATGACCGACTCGCTCCTCGTCGACCGCACCGACGCCGTCGTAACGCTCACCCTGAACCGCCCCGAGTCGATGAACTCGTTCACCGTCGACCTCAAGGAGGCGTTGCGGGACACCCTCGCCCAGCTGGAGAGCGACAGGTCGGTCCGCGCGATCGTCCTCGCCGGCGCCGGCGCGGCGTTCTGCGGCGGCCAGGACCTCAAGGAGCACGCGGCGCTGCTGGAGGCCGGGTCGACCGACCTGAACACGGTTCAGGTGCACTACAACCCGATCGCCCAGCGCCTCGCGAACATGCCGAAGCCGGTCGTCGCGGCGGTCCGCGGCATGGCGGCCGGCGCCGGCGCGTCGCTCGCCCTGCTCGCCGACTTCCGGATCGGCGGCCCGTCGACCAAGTTCCTGATGGCGTTCGCCAACGTCGGCCTCGCCGGCGACAGCGGCATCTCCTGGTCGCTGCCACGCATCGTCGGGCACGCCAAGGCGGTGGAGCTGCTGCTGCTGGCCCAGCCGGTGCGGGCCGAGGAGGCGTCCCGGATCGGGATGCTGACACAGCTCAAGGACGACGACGAGCAGGTGCTGCCGGCCGCTCAGGAGCTCGCTGCGCGCCTTGCGGCCGGTCCGACCGTGGCGTACGGCGCGATCAAGCGGGAGCTCTCCATCGGCGATGCCGGCACGCTCTCCGACGCCCTCGCGGCCGAGGCTCAGGCCCAGTCGATCTGCGGCGCCACCGAGGACCACCGGGAGGCGGTCAGCGCCTTCCTGAAGAAGCAGAAGCCGGTCTACCACGGCCGGTGAGGTCCGGTCCCGGCGGCTGCGGCCGCCGGGACCGGGTCACGCCTCTTCCTCGTCCTCGTCCTCTTCCTCAGGGTCCTGGTTCGCCTCGACGCCCAGCACGAACGCCTGCATCGCGAGCTCGTCGCCGGAGGGCCAGACATAGGTCGGCAGCTCCTGCGGGCCCAGCTCGGCGACGTGCGACCAGAACTGGCGCACGGCCTCGGCCGGGGTGACCGCCTCGATCGGCATCGCCACGCTGACCAGCCACGACTTCTTGTCCGCCGGGGGCGTGAGCCGGCCGGACAGCCGCCGGAACAGCTCCTCGCCGATCGCGGTCACCGGGCCGTCGGCGGCCAGCTCCTCGGCCGGAACCGGCTCGTCGAACGCCCGCCGCAGGTAGCCGAGCACCAGGTCGCCGCTGTCCGATTTCTCCACCCGGGCAAGCGCCACGACGTGGTCCTCGGCGACCAGCAGCACCTCGTCACCGGCTGCGGCCTCGGTCGGACCGCTCGCCACCGTCACGACATCGTGCTGGAACAACCGCTCGGTCGCCCACTGCTCGTCCGGGATGATCACTGACCACTGCGCCATACGGTCCATCTCATCACGCGGCGTCTCAGGCAGTGAGCGGTGGGACCCAACAGCCCGTCAGGTGGTCGTCCACCATGCCGGTGGCCTGCATCAACGCGTACGCGGTGGTGGGTCCGACGAACTTGAAGCCCCGCTTCTTCAGATCCTTGGCGAGCGCGGTGGACTCCGGTGTGACGGCCGGAACCTCGGCGCGCGTGGCCGGCCGGGGACGGGCCGCCGGGGCGAACGACCAGAGCAGGGCGGAAAGACCGTCCGGCAGGTCGGCGGCGACCCGCGCGTTGTGCAGCGCGGCGTCGATCTTCATCCGGTTGCGGACGATGCCGGCGTCGGCCATCAGCCGGGTCGCGTCGGCCTCCGAGTACGCCGCGACCTTGGCGATCGAGAAGTCGTCGAAGGCGGCCCGGAACGCCTGCCGCTTGCGCAGGATGGTGATCCACGCGAGCCCGGACTGGAAGGCCTCCAGGGTGAGCCGCTCGAAGAGCGCGTCGTCACCGCGGAGCGGCTTGCCCCACTCGGTGTCGTGGTACGCCGCGTAGTCGGGCGTGCTGCCGCCCCAGAAGCACCGGGCCCGCCCGTCGTCGCCGATGACCAGGTCGGTCATGGGATGCGGCCCTGCTCGACGAGGCGGCCGAACTTCTTCAGCATCCCGGTGAAGCCGATCTTGGAGCCGGGCCAGAGCACCGGCCAGGCGACCTTCCCGGCCGCGCCGGTGGGCAGGTGGAACCACTCGTGCAGCACCACCTGGGTCCGGTCGCCGGACATCGCGGTGCAGCGCATCGAGCCGGGGCCGCGCAGCACCTTGCCGCAGTGCACCACCCGGACCTCGAACGGGGCGTTCACCTTCACCACGCGCAGCTCGTCCCGGATCACCGCCGGGCCCAGCGCGGTGACCGCCTCGACCAGGCTGCCCTCCCCGCCGTCACCCTCGACCACCCGGACCCGGGTGAACGGGATCCACTCGGACTGTTTCTCCCAGGTCATGAACGCGGCGAAGACCGTGGGGGCGGGCGCGTTGACGATGACCGTGGCGGTGAACTCGCCGATGCCCGGTTTCGCCGCGTCGCCGAGACCGCCGGATGGGCCTGCCTCCGGACCGGTCATCGGCTCTCCGCCGGCGCGTCGTCGGTCTTCGCCGGCTCTGCCTTCTCCTCGCGCTTCTCGCGCTGCTCGTGACTCTCGTGCTCGTGCGGCGGCAGGCCGGCGACCTCGTCGATCGGGTCGTCGCTGCTGATCAGGTCGGTGTGCGGGGCGGACCCGACGCCGGC is part of the Actinoplanes missouriensis 431 genome and encodes:
- a CDS encoding PhzF family phenazine biosynthesis protein, which codes for MSTVAYEIVDVFTDRPYAGNPLAVVHGAEGLAPDQMLTLAREFNLAETVFVLPPAAPGATYRVRIFTTETELPFAGHPSVGAAVTLMRRGDFPPGDVVQECGAGLLPVSVTAAGSATLTGGTPTLGDPLEPAPLLEAVGLSAADLAPAAPRSAGCGLPWTFLPVRREALARAALNPMVAGTHGVTGLTVFSWSQPSSPEPSSPASVAEAHARVFVPGEAVWEDPATGSAALGLGVWLVATGWLPGEGTSSYRVHQGHEIRRPSLLECTVTATGGTATSATVTGHVVPIARGEIAVPPFVG
- a CDS encoding magnesium transporter MgtE N-terminal domain-containing protein is translated as MTMGTRVYLARLAGLPVFDPNGDRVGRVRDAVVRLRTTNRPPQIVGLVAEMALRRRIFLPIGRVTSMDAESVVLSTGTLNLRRFEKRPNELLALEDLLDRRITVVPEHGEGPDHTGIVVDIAMELNRNTEWLVTRVAVREHTGRLARRGHVYQADYERVRGLVGPADMQGTSNLLALLEQMRPADMANALQDLPDARRNEVAAALSDRKLADVLEELPEHDQVEILARLDRERAADVLERMDPDDAADLLAELPKAEQMVLLDLMEPEEAAPVRQLMNYRPGTAGSVMTSEPVILTPDTTVAEALARIRMPELHPVVAAQVFVARAPSATPTGKYLGMVHFQRLLREPPASIVGGLVDSGIDPLRTDTGLTEITRRMATYDLIAMPVVDSAHRLLGAVTVDDVLDHSLPRDWRDRDAHDDDEQVEA
- a CDS encoding DUF1003 domain-containing protein; its protein translation is MSESRRDRLDQPREPGRVQLPKFDPEAFGRWSEGIARYMGTAKFIVYMTVVIAAWFAWNTLAPERLRFDPYTFTFLTLILSLQASYAAPLILLAQNRQSDRDRLSMEEDRRRAAMQKADTEYLTREIAALRIALGDVATRDFLRNELSRLADELDEAALRREKRARAEWDEERP
- a CDS encoding Mrp/NBP35 family ATP-binding protein, producing the protein MSAPASTLEDAIQAALATVDDPEIRRPITDLGMVSGFTVSDGLVKVDLLLTVAGCPLRDKLTTDITAALTAIPSIDRVEINFGVMNEEQRKALQTTLRGGGESAEPVIPFAQPGSRTRVYAVASGKGGVGKSSVTVNLAAALAKRGLSVGVVDADIYGHSVPRMLGVENKPTRVEEMIMPPQSHGVKVISIGMFTAGNAAVVWRGPMLHRALQQFLADVYWGDLDVLLLDLPPGTGDVAISLAQLLPNAEILVVTTPQTAAAEVAERAGAIALQTHQRLVGVVENMSWLELPDSSRMEVFGAGGGATVAESLTKTVGARVPLLGQIPLDTRVREAGDAGTPIVLAEPEAPAAKALDAVADKLAVRRESLVGKPLGLSVTTKR
- a CDS encoding Sec-independent protein translocase family protein, with the protein product MFENLNWWEIGALLMLALLIFGERLPKVIGDGLRMVRGLRSMAQNATSDLSRELGTDIQLEDLHPKAFIRKHILSEDEEASLRKPLQTLFDDVKQDLNGVKTELSDVAAAADIKSAAPAKSTAPAETPRPAQRYDLDAT
- a CDS encoding S1C family serine protease; the encoded protein is MTDGWNWRRPSGPAAPGAPDPASPWWSDAPADPWRDPYAPAAVHIGTAPTGEVPQPEVVPDPDAPRRGLGPILAICLVTALLAGGLGGTLGFVFAVRGGYATNGGTQIGATAQPVPESMQRAPETLAGVAERVLPSVVTVRVTGAIGSGFVVSEDGYVITNDHVVEGANDTMSVAFSDGSTASAEVVGRDPESDIAVIKVAKSGLAPVALGDSDAIAVGDPVLAFGSPLALVNTVTSGIVSALDRPIEAGEAGGATRYYAAIQTDAAVNQGNSGGPLVNAAGQVIGVNSVIRSVGGTDTEAGNIGLAFAIPINQAKRVAQDIIDTGKARRTVIGAEVVTGETAGGARLRSVEPAGPAASAGLKSGDVLTKIDGHVLEDGTDLIALVRKYAPGATVPVEYRRGTKSASASVTLAADTN
- a CDS encoding O-methyltransferase yields the protein MAHELGLPCVSPGAGSVLRLLAAAGSAKAVVEIGTGTGVSGVWLLRGMRPDGVLTTIDVEHEHQRIARRVFQEAGFAPSRTRIISGRALDVLPRLADGAYDLIFVDADTTEFAACTEAALRLLRPGGVLIVNGAHANGRISDPAARDVDTLTIRETVKAIRESEDWIPAVIPSGAGLLTAVKRS
- a CDS encoding leucyl aminopeptidase family protein, which translates into the protein MFAIRLTEASDDAATRVVPIGPDGSSPAGELDAEVHALIKQTDGAGETGRITVLPRPLSRPARVLLAGTGDGDEAGWRAAGAAAIRAAGDDEVLEVLLPASAGEAALRGLAEGLWLGGYRYRDAPKAPRSGEVRIVAAHSPGYAETLTRAQTTAAATWLARDLTNTPSSVKNPEWFAEQIVAAAAERPGMTVTVRAGDELSRFGGLLAVGGGSVSPPRFVELSWNPPGATTHVVLVGKGITFDTGGISIKPRDGMKLMKKDMGGAAAVVAATLGAADLNLPVRVTALTPLAENAISGSAFRPGDVITHYDGTTSENLNSDAEGRIVLADALAYASEQLAPDLVLNLATLTGANAVALGKRTAALYSPDDELAAALAEAGAAAGERMWRLPLVEDYAENLRSDIADRVSAPGGPGSVMAALFLRDFFGGTRWAHLDMSAPSWSESDDADLSKGATGWGARTLLRFLSAPLDGRQKPGA
- a CDS encoding DUF3117 domain-containing protein, whose protein sequence is MAAMKPRTGDGPLEVTKEGRGIVMRVPLEGGGRLVVEMTPDEANALGDALKSIAG
- a CDS encoding PaaX family transcriptional regulator, whose protein sequence is MQARSALFDLYGDYLRARGSRAPVAALVRLLAPLDIAAPAVRTAVSRMVRQGWLHPLRLASGPGYLLTPKAARRLDDAASRVYRTGRGGWDGRFDMILLHDPPLARRDAARLSYLGYGPLSDQVWVAARASDELEATLAEAGAGYERFSASHTSGSDLVRRAWDLGQIGRSYQEFMESLQPVVKAVTARSSDEEAYAARFQLVHAWRSFLFQDPQLPSSLLPPGWPGVRAAGFFDKHASRLRPAADRYVERCLQSATRGARMGFSDT
- a CDS encoding enoyl-CoA hydratase-related protein; translated protein: MTDSLLVDRTDAVVTLTLNRPESMNSFTVDLKEALRDTLAQLESDRSVRAIVLAGAGAAFCGGQDLKEHAALLEAGSTDLNTVQVHYNPIAQRLANMPKPVVAAVRGMAAGAGASLALLADFRIGGPSTKFLMAFANVGLAGDSGISWSLPRIVGHAKAVELLLLAQPVRAEEASRIGMLTQLKDDDEQVLPAAQELAARLAAGPTVAYGAIKRELSIGDAGTLSDALAAEAQAQSICGATEDHREAVSAFLKKQKPVYHGR
- a CDS encoding DNA-3-methyladenine glycosylase I, translated to MTDLVIGDDGRARCFWGGSTPDYAAYHDTEWGKPLRGDDALFERLTLEAFQSGLAWITILRKRQAFRAAFDDFSIAKVAAYSEADATRLMADAGIVRNRMKIDAALHNARVAADLPDGLSALLWSFAPAARPRPATRAEVPAVTPESTALAKDLKKRGFKFVGPTTAYALMQATGMVDDHLTGCWVPPLTA